One segment of Streptomyces sp. NBC_00576 DNA contains the following:
- a CDS encoding glycosyltransferase, giving the protein MKKQTLCLCMIVKNESQVIERCLRSVRHLIDYWVICDTGSTDGTQDLIRKTLDGIPGELHEEPWTDFGHNRTSNIQLARGKADYLLTLDADHVMRQDAPLPRLTATSYMLRYDTPGTQHRFKHLMRGDRAWRYVGVTHEYPCTDQSAGPDIQKNLDALVIEDHADGGCRSDKFERDARLLRGELERDPTNTRTVFYLANTERDLGHVQEAIALYERRATMGGWQEEVYCSLLEAGLLRAERADDWPGAMDAFSRAWDARPARLEACYELASRLRLKGRYRTAHALLGRVVEAPEPDDLLFTKSWVYEWGLLFEFSITAYWVGDYAASIEACDTLLNLPDLPEPIRRQTLLNREFAVGQTVAAVAGPSSGSHGREQTTVTRVNEA; this is encoded by the coding sequence GTGAAAAAGCAGACTCTCTGCCTCTGCATGATCGTCAAGAACGAGTCCCAGGTGATCGAACGGTGCCTGCGCTCCGTACGGCACCTCATCGACTACTGGGTCATCTGCGACACCGGCTCCACGGACGGCACGCAGGACCTGATTCGTAAAACGCTCGACGGCATCCCTGGCGAACTCCACGAGGAACCCTGGACCGACTTCGGGCACAACCGGACCAGCAACATCCAGCTCGCCCGTGGCAAGGCCGACTACCTCCTCACCCTCGACGCCGACCACGTCATGCGCCAGGACGCCCCGCTTCCCCGGCTGACGGCGACGTCCTACATGCTGCGGTACGACACCCCCGGCACCCAGCACCGCTTCAAGCACCTCATGCGCGGCGACCGGGCGTGGCGCTACGTCGGTGTCACCCACGAGTACCCGTGCACGGACCAATCGGCCGGGCCCGACATCCAGAAGAACCTGGACGCGCTCGTCATCGAGGACCACGCCGACGGCGGCTGCCGCAGCGACAAGTTCGAGCGCGACGCGCGGCTCCTGCGCGGCGAACTCGAGCGCGATCCCACCAATACCCGCACCGTCTTCTACCTCGCCAACACCGAACGCGACCTGGGCCATGTCCAGGAGGCGATCGCCCTGTACGAGCGGCGGGCGACGATGGGCGGCTGGCAGGAGGAGGTCTACTGCTCTCTGCTGGAGGCCGGCCTCCTCAGGGCGGAGCGGGCCGACGACTGGCCGGGCGCGATGGACGCGTTCTCCCGCGCCTGGGACGCCCGCCCCGCGCGGCTCGAAGCGTGCTACGAGCTGGCCTCACGCCTGCGCCTGAAGGGCCGCTACCGCACCGCGCACGCCCTGCTCGGCAGGGTCGTCGAGGCCCCGGAACCGGACGACCTGCTGTTCACGAAGTCCTGGGTGTACGAGTGGGGTCTGCTTTTCGAGTTCTCCATCACCGCCTACTGGGTGGGCGACTACGCGGCCTCGATCGAGGCCTGCGACACGCTGCTGAACCTGCCGGACCTGCCGGAGCCGATCCGCCGCCAGACCCTGCTCAACCGCGAGTTCGCGGTCGGTCAGACCGTCGCCGCGGTGGCCGGGCCGTCCAGTGGCAGTCATGGGCGGGAGCAGACCACGGTGACGAGGGTGAACGAGGCGTAG
- a CDS encoding methyltransferase domain-containing protein — protein sequence MSKTLGAPRPDQASYMLRAASEEAGRAYKQRLLDLLDLHPGHTVLDVGCGPGTDLPALAERVGAGGRVIGVDQDPAMLATARRRTADVSTVEIREADAHALPVGPGTVDRAKIDRVLMHVRSPADVLTQLHTATRPGALVGLVEPDWDTLAVDAEDLETSRAFTRYTAEKVVRHATVGRRLGRLAVTAGFRVETTIATTPVFTDFEHGDHTLGLGRNMQQAIAEGHIDRARGEAWFAGLAHGPFYASFTLVTVVCSRP from the coding sequence ATGTCGAAGACTCTCGGTGCACCCAGGCCCGACCAGGCGTCCTACATGCTGCGCGCCGCGTCCGAGGAAGCCGGCCGGGCGTACAAGCAGCGGCTGCTCGACCTGCTGGACCTCCACCCGGGCCACACCGTCCTGGACGTGGGCTGTGGACCCGGCACCGATCTCCCGGCCCTCGCCGAACGCGTCGGCGCGGGCGGTCGGGTGATCGGGGTGGACCAGGATCCCGCGATGCTGGCGACGGCCCGCCGGCGCACCGCCGACGTGAGCACGGTGGAGATCCGGGAGGCGGACGCGCATGCCCTTCCCGTCGGCCCCGGAACAGTGGACCGGGCCAAGATCGACCGGGTTCTGATGCATGTGCGGTCCCCCGCGGACGTACTGACCCAACTGCACACCGCCACCCGCCCCGGCGCCCTCGTCGGTCTGGTGGAACCCGACTGGGACACCCTGGCGGTGGACGCGGAGGACCTGGAGACGAGCCGCGCGTTCACCCGCTACACCGCCGAGAAAGTAGTCCGCCATGCCACTGTCGGGCGCCGCCTCGGCCGCCTGGCGGTCACGGCGGGTTTCCGCGTCGAGACGACGATCGCCACCACCCCGGTCTTCACCGACTTCGAGCACGGCGACCACACCCTCGGCCTCGGCCGCAACATGCAACAGGCCATCGCCGAGGGCCATATCGACCGGGCGCGGGGCGAGGCCTGGTTCGCCGGCCTCGCCCACGGACCCTTCTACGCCTCGTTCACCCTCGTCACCGTGGTCTGCTCCCGCCCATGA
- a CDS encoding serine hydrolase domain-containing protein — MPNAMNGLNGLNGLAEYCTSTLDEHNCPSVSVAVVEHGEVILAEAYGLADVSAARPATPETAYALASITKPMTATAICVAADEGLLDLDAPVPVPMPASARGDQRWPAPTVRQLLQHRGGFGAHYDFHYAGPGNGERVDATPYAFLHRPPGTAFEYANLGYRALGHLLEAATGQGLADFVRERVFEPLGLTALHLGPAYPGPAPRATRYTTDGRAYPPYCDTSHPGATLGWAPAAQLALFAQSYDRLLKPETVTTVREASPVNPSLGYGLGWCLSSGAGPLVQSHGGGMGGVAAIVVTVPEQHLSVSVLTNSTDKTARDKITQHIVTALVPGFSPESINPFAVDPVRPLHLPATDWQGTISTPEGDIPMSLTLSPQDNRALLQLNGETAEAQASASQAWALQATFPLQLPTADARINSPALSLHLRRDDGGRNLSGVARAHRPGDSEGLLGNLLTHICQLQPH; from the coding sequence ATGCCGAACGCGATGAACGGGCTGAACGGGCTGAACGGGCTGGCCGAGTACTGCACTTCGACCCTCGATGAGCACAACTGCCCATCGGTCTCCGTGGCCGTCGTCGAACACGGCGAAGTGATCCTGGCCGAGGCATACGGCCTCGCGGACGTCAGCGCGGCCCGCCCGGCCACCCCCGAAACGGCCTACGCCCTGGCCTCGATCACCAAACCCATGACGGCGACGGCCATCTGCGTCGCGGCCGACGAGGGCCTGCTCGACCTGGACGCCCCCGTACCGGTGCCCATGCCCGCATCGGCCCGGGGCGACCAGCGATGGCCGGCCCCGACCGTCCGCCAGCTCCTCCAGCACCGGGGCGGCTTCGGCGCCCACTACGACTTCCACTACGCCGGCCCCGGGAACGGCGAACGCGTCGACGCGACCCCGTACGCGTTCCTTCACCGCCCCCCGGGTACCGCCTTCGAGTACGCCAACCTCGGCTACCGAGCCCTGGGCCACCTGCTGGAAGCGGCGACCGGCCAAGGGCTCGCAGACTTCGTACGGGAGCGCGTGTTCGAGCCCCTGGGTCTCACCGCCCTCCACCTGGGCCCCGCCTACCCCGGCCCGGCACCCCGGGCGACGCGCTACACGACCGACGGCCGCGCCTATCCGCCGTACTGCGACACCAGCCACCCGGGCGCGACCCTGGGCTGGGCCCCCGCCGCCCAACTGGCGCTCTTCGCCCAGTCGTACGACCGTCTGCTGAAACCGGAGACGGTCACAACCGTCCGGGAGGCGAGCCCGGTCAACCCCAGCCTCGGATACGGGCTCGGCTGGTGCCTGTCGAGTGGCGCCGGTCCCCTGGTGCAGAGCCACGGCGGCGGGATGGGCGGAGTGGCGGCGATCGTCGTGACCGTGCCCGAGCAACACTTGTCGGTGTCGGTACTGACCAACAGCACCGACAAGACAGCTCGCGACAAGATCACCCAGCACATCGTGACCGCACTCGTCCCCGGCTTCTCCCCCGAGTCGATCAACCCTTTCGCAGTCGACCCCGTACGCCCCCTGCACCTCCCGGCAACCGACTGGCAAGGCACGATCAGCACCCCCGAGGGAGACATCCCGATGTCACTGACTCTCTCCCCACAGGACAACCGGGCTCTCCTGCAGCTGAACGGCGAGACCGCGGAAGCCCAGGCGAGCGCATCGCAAGCCTGGGCGCTCCAGGCGACCTTCCCCCTGCAGCTCCCCACCGCGGACGCCCGGATCAACAGCCCGGCCCTGTCACTCCACCTCCGCCGAGACGACGGCGGCCGCAACCTCAGCGGCGTGGCACGGGCCCACAGACCCGGTGACTCGGAGGGCCTGCTGGGCAACCTCCTTACGCACATCTGCCAACTACAGCCCCACTGA
- a CDS encoding TIGR03936 family radical SAM-associated protein — translation MQRIRLRYTKRGRLRFTSHRDFQRAFERALRRAEVPMAYSAGFTPHPKVSYANAAATGTGSEAEYLEIALTEARDPDKLRELLDESLPTGLDIVDAVEARTSGLADRLTASVWELRLEGVAPEDARRAVDIFNAAETVEVQRLAKNGMRTFDARGAVAGLEAFEAGAGTSVETHSPQPAASVGSTGAAGAAPLTGPTDQPCAILRLVVRHVTPAVRPDDVLSGLRAVADLAPPVPAGVTRLAQGLFDEETGTVTDPLAPDREAAVALSMAAPTAAAPQAPA, via the coding sequence GTGCAGCGCATCCGACTGCGCTACACCAAGCGTGGCCGCCTCCGGTTCACCAGCCACCGTGACTTCCAGCGCGCTTTCGAGCGTGCGCTGCGCCGTGCCGAGGTGCCGATGGCCTACTCGGCGGGGTTCACGCCGCATCCGAAGGTGTCGTACGCCAATGCCGCAGCCACCGGCACGGGCAGTGAGGCGGAGTACCTGGAGATCGCGCTCACCGAAGCGCGCGATCCCGACAAACTGCGTGAGCTGCTCGACGAGTCGCTGCCCACCGGGCTCGACATCGTCGACGCGGTCGAGGCCCGGACCTCCGGGCTCGCCGACCGGCTCACGGCTTCCGTATGGGAGCTGCGTCTGGAGGGTGTGGCGCCCGAGGACGCGCGCCGCGCCGTCGACATCTTCAACGCCGCCGAGACCGTCGAGGTCCAGCGCCTCGCCAAGAACGGCATGAGAACCTTCGATGCCCGGGGTGCGGTTGCGGGCCTTGAGGCATTTGAAGCAGGCGCTGGAACAAGTGTTGAGACGCACAGTCCACAGCCCGCCGCAAGCGTCGGCTCCACTGGAGCGGCTGGCGCCGCGCCCCTTACTGGGCCGACGGACCAGCCCTGTGCGATACTGCGGCTGGTTGTTCGGCACGTGACGCCTGCCGTTCGACCCGACGACGTTCTGTCCGGTCTTCGCGCCGTGGCCGACCTGGCGCCGCCGGTCCCCGCAGGGGTGACCAGGCTGGCGCAGGGGCTGTTCGATGAAGAGACCGGCACGGTGACCGACCCGCTCGCGCCCGACCGCGAGGCAGCGGTGGCCCTCTCCATGGCCGCTCCGACTGCCGCCGCGCCGCAGGCGCCGGCGTAA
- a CDS encoding Rne/Rng family ribonuclease: MLEPTEPVSDPTEGSAHDTPSDTLPPRRRRRAASRPAGPPVAGAEAAAVAETTAPAVPPAEADEIDHHVDEAVAAEAPAPRTRRRATRRASAPAGAPAKAAEAVVDEPAVTAVSAPTAEESGEKGEESVMEEAAPAPRARRRATRRVSAPAAEAEAAAPVAPAPVEEAPAAVAEVAQAEVEPEPEPVPEDASSRRGRRRVARKAAVGFSAPAPAVKNGDSEGGRRPARPAVAVFQAPVFAEPMFQTPERAAAAAAAEAVDDVVETEEEAVEAAPVVVETVVEEQAPRRRRRRRGGDEEPVAAAPVVVEEPEETEGVDDAYESAEDSGDADDDGEEGPGSRRRRRRGGRRRRRGESADSDIESGDDEYAGEQAARSVEDAADAVDTADQVDEDAEEDERDEQGGSGSASSRRRRRRRRRAGDSSGESEPVLGDSDPERTVVKVREPRAKREEYPSDEVQSIKGSTRLEAKKQRRREGREQGRRRVPIITEAEFLARREAVERVMVVRQYGDRTQIGVLEDNVLVEHYVNKEQSTSYVGNVYLGKVQNVLPSMEAAFIDIGKGRNAVLYAGEVNFEALGMAHGPRRIESALKSGQSVLVQVTKDPIGHKGARLTSQVSLPGRYLVYVPEGSMTGISRKLPDTERARLKTILKKIVPEDAGVIVRTAAEGASEDELRRDVERLQAQWEDIEKKSKSGGSSNAPTLLYGEPDMTVRVVRDIFNEDFTKVIVSGDEAWQTIHGYVAHVAPDLTDRLSKWTSEVDVFATYRIDEQLAKALDRKVWLPSGGSLVIDKTEAMIVVDVNTGKFTGQGGNLEETVTRNNLEAAEEIVRQLRLRDLGGIVVIDFIDMVLESNRDLVLRRLLECLGRDRTKHQVAEVTSLGLVQMTRKRVGQGLLESFSETCVHCNGRGVIVHMEQPTSSGGGGKRKKRGRGGAEHELDHTHEAHEAHEHDVYVDGAEEAAESAEETPAEVAAEVAAPVALSAPVFEPDEELYNSAAEAEAAAGRGGRSRRRASRRASAPAGAPRSESRGAYGRGADTRTAESVVTEASVVPDAAPVAVPEAVAHAEPVAVEDPVVEAPVAEAPVAVQDDAAPKGRTRRRATRKVSAPAGSPQAADEAVAETVVPVVVEAVVEPVAAPAPVEASVDTAAAVVTESAAPARPRRRAVRKATAPTSSEEAAVVVVPTVTEASAPADEVAAEEAVPAKKTARKTAVKKATTAKKAPAKKTAAVKKTAAKKTTTAAKKATAKKTASKKTTAAAEPSAQESVSAATEG, encoded by the coding sequence ATGCTCGAACCGACCGAACCTGTTTCGGACCCCACCGAGGGTTCCGCACACGACACCCCCAGCGACACCCTGCCGCCGCGCCGTCGGCGCCGCGCAGCGTCCCGCCCCGCGGGACCGCCTGTCGCCGGGGCCGAAGCCGCAGCTGTGGCCGAGACCACAGCGCCGGCCGTACCGCCCGCAGAGGCCGACGAGATCGATCACCACGTCGACGAAGCAGTGGCCGCCGAGGCGCCCGCTCCTCGTACGCGTCGTCGGGCCACCCGGCGCGCGTCCGCGCCTGCCGGTGCGCCCGCCAAGGCTGCCGAGGCAGTCGTTGACGAACCGGCCGTGACCGCCGTATCCGCCCCGACTGCCGAGGAGAGCGGCGAGAAGGGCGAGGAGAGCGTTATGGAGGAGGCCGCGCCTGCTCCGCGTGCCCGCCGTCGGGCCACGCGCCGGGTCTCCGCGCCCGCAGCCGAGGCCGAGGCAGCCGCCCCGGTGGCTCCCGCCCCCGTCGAAGAGGCGCCCGCGGCTGTCGCGGAGGTTGCCCAGGCCGAGGTGGAGCCCGAGCCCGAGCCTGTCCCCGAGGACGCCTCGTCGCGTCGCGGGCGTCGTCGGGTCGCCCGTAAGGCCGCCGTCGGGTTCTCCGCCCCGGCGCCCGCCGTGAAGAACGGTGACAGCGAGGGTGGGCGGCGTCCCGCGCGTCCCGCGGTCGCCGTGTTCCAGGCGCCCGTCTTCGCCGAGCCGATGTTCCAGACGCCCGAGCGGGCCGCTGCCGCGGCTGCCGCCGAGGCGGTCGATGACGTCGTTGAGACCGAGGAAGAGGCCGTCGAGGCCGCTCCGGTCGTCGTCGAGACCGTCGTGGAGGAGCAGGCACCGCGCCGCCGCCGCCGTCGCCGGGGTGGCGACGAGGAGCCCGTGGCCGCCGCGCCCGTCGTGGTCGAGGAGCCGGAGGAGACCGAGGGCGTCGACGACGCCTACGAGTCCGCCGAGGACAGTGGTGACGCGGACGACGACGGCGAGGAGGGCCCCGGTTCGCGCCGGCGCCGCCGCCGCGGTGGCCGTCGTAGGCGCCGGGGCGAGTCCGCCGACTCCGACATCGAGTCCGGTGACGACGAGTACGCCGGCGAGCAGGCCGCGCGGTCCGTTGAGGATGCTGCGGACGCCGTGGACACCGCCGACCAGGTGGACGAGGACGCCGAGGAGGACGAGCGCGACGAGCAGGGCGGTTCCGGTTCCGCCAGCAGCCGTCGCCGTCGCCGTCGCCGGCGTCGTGCCGGTGACTCCTCCGGCGAGAGCGAGCCGGTGCTGGGTGACAGCGACCCCGAGCGCACGGTCGTCAAGGTCCGCGAGCCGCGCGCCAAGCGCGAGGAGTACCCGAGCGACGAAGTGCAGTCGATCAAGGGTTCGACGCGCCTCGAGGCCAAGAAGCAGCGCCGCCGGGAAGGCCGTGAGCAGGGGCGCCGGCGCGTTCCGATCATCACCGAGGCAGAGTTCCTGGCCCGCCGCGAGGCCGTCGAGCGTGTGATGGTCGTACGCCAGTACGGCGACCGCACCCAGATCGGTGTCCTTGAGGACAACGTGCTCGTCGAGCACTACGTCAACAAGGAGCAGTCGACCTCGTACGTCGGCAACGTCTACCTGGGCAAGGTCCAGAACGTGCTGCCCTCCATGGAGGCAGCGTTCATCGACATCGGCAAGGGCCGCAACGCCGTGCTCTACGCCGGTGAGGTCAACTTCGAGGCGCTGGGGATGGCCCACGGGCCGCGGCGCATCGAGAGTGCGCTGAAGTCCGGTCAGTCGGTGCTCGTGCAGGTCACGAAGGATCCGATCGGGCACAAGGGCGCGCGTCTGACGAGTCAGGTCTCGCTGCCCGGCCGTTACCTGGTCTATGTCCCCGAGGGGTCGATGACCGGTATCAGCCGCAAGCTGCCCGACACCGAGCGCGCGCGTCTGAAGACCATCCTCAAGAAGATCGTCCCTGAGGACGCGGGCGTCATCGTGCGCACCGCCGCCGAGGGCGCGAGCGAGGACGAGCTGCGCCGTGACGTCGAGCGGCTCCAGGCGCAGTGGGAGGACATCGAGAAGAAGTCGAAGAGCGGCGGCAGCTCGAATGCGCCGACTCTGCTGTACGGCGAGCCGGACATGACCGTCCGCGTCGTGCGCGACATCTTCAACGAGGACTTCACCAAGGTCATCGTCAGCGGTGACGAGGCCTGGCAGACCATCCACGGGTACGTGGCCCACGTGGCCCCGGACCTGACGGACCGGCTGTCGAAGTGGACCTCCGAGGTCGACGTCTTCGCGACGTACCGCATCGACGAGCAGCTCGCCAAGGCGCTCGACCGCAAGGTGTGGCTGCCCAGCGGCGGCTCGCTGGTGATCGACAAGACCGAGGCGATGATCGTCGTCGACGTCAACACCGGCAAGTTCACCGGCCAGGGCGGCAACCTGGAGGAGACGGTCACCAGGAACAACCTGGAGGCGGCCGAGGAGATCGTGCGCCAGCTGCGGCTGCGCGACCTGGGCGGCATCGTCGTCATCGACTTCATCGACATGGTCCTGGAGTCGAACAGGGATCTGGTGCTGCGGCGTCTGCTGGAGTGCCTGGGCCGCGACCGTACGAAGCACCAGGTGGCCGAGGTCACGTCGCTGGGGCTCGTGCAGATGACCCGCAAGCGGGTCGGGCAGGGCCTCCTGGAGTCGTTCTCCGAGACCTGCGTCCACTGCAACGGCCGCGGTGTCATCGTGCACATGGAGCAGCCGACCTCCAGTGGAGGCGGCGGCAAGCGCAAGAAGCGCGGCCGTGGCGGTGCCGAGCACGAGCTCGACCACACCCACGAGGCCCACGAGGCCCACGAGCACGACGTGTACGTGGACGGGGCCGAGGAAGCGGCGGAGTCCGCCGAGGAGACGCCGGCCGAGGTCGCCGCCGAGGTCGCGGCGCCCGTCGCGCTGTCGGCGCCGGTCTTCGAGCCCGACGAGGAGCTGTACAACAGCGCCGCCGAGGCGGAGGCCGCGGCCGGCCGGGGTGGCCGTTCGAGGCGGCGCGCCAGCAGGCGGGCTTCGGCTCCGGCCGGAGCGCCCAGGTCCGAGTCCCGTGGGGCTTACGGGCGTGGTGCTGATACTCGTACGGCCGAGTCCGTGGTCACCGAGGCCTCCGTGGTTCCGGATGCGGCGCCGGTCGCTGTTCCGGAGGCTGTTGCTCACGCCGAGCCCGTGGCTGTCGAGGATCCGGTCGTCGAGGCGCCGGTTGCCGAGGCGCCGGTCGCGGTGCAGGACGATGCGGCTCCCAAGGGGCGTACGCGTCGTCGGGCCACCCGCAAGGTGTCGGCTCCGGCCGGTTCGCCGCAGGCGGCGGACGAGGCTGTGGCCGAGACCGTGGTGCCGGTCGTCGTCGAGGCGGTGGTGGAGCCCGTGGCGGCTCCGGCTCCGGTCGAGGCCTCCGTGGACACCGCGGCGGCCGTGGTGACCGAGAGCGCGGCTCCGGCCCGGCCGCGGCGACGTGCCGTGCGCAAGGCCACCGCGCCCACCTCGTCCGAGGAGGCGGCCGTCGTGGTCGTCCCGACGGTCACCGAGGCTTCGGCGCCCGCCGATGAGGTCGCCGCCGAGGAAGCGGTTCCCGCCAAGAAGACGGCGCGCAAGACCGCCGTCAAGAAGGCGACCACGGCCAAGAAGGCCCCCGCGAAGAAGACGGCTGCGGTCAAGAAGACGGCTGCCAAGAAGACGACGACGGCCGCCAAGAAGGCCACGGCGAAGAAGACGGCGTCGAAGAAGACGACTGCTGCGGCCGAGCCGTCGGCGCAGGAGTCCGTCTCGGCGGCCACGGAAGGCTGA
- the rplU gene encoding 50S ribosomal protein L21, translating to MYAIVRSGGRQHKVAVGDIVEVDKISTAKVGDTVELSTLLVVDGDAVTSDPWVLAGIKVQAEIVDHHKGVKIDILRYKNKTGYRRRQGHRQQYTAIKVTEIPAAAK from the coding sequence GTGTACGCCATCGTGCGCAGCGGTGGTCGCCAGCACAAGGTTGCTGTCGGCGACATCGTTGAGGTTGACAAGATTTCCACTGCCAAGGTTGGCGACACGGTCGAGCTCTCGACCCTGCTCGTTGTCGACGGCGACGCTGTGACCAGCGACCCGTGGGTCCTGGCCGGCATCAAGGTCCAGGCCGAGATCGTGGACCACCACAAGGGCGTCAAGATCGACATCCTTCGCTACAAGAACAAGACCGGCTACCGCCGTCGTCAGGGCCACCGCCAGCAGTACACGGCGATCAAGGTCACTGAGATCCCCGCGGCTGCGAAGTAA
- the rpmA gene encoding 50S ribosomal protein L27, with the protein MAHKKGASSTRNGRDSNAQRLGVKRFGGQVVNAGEILVRQRGTHFHPGASVGRGKDDTLFALAAGAVEFGTHRGRKVVNIVPVA; encoded by the coding sequence ATGGCACACAAGAAGGGCGCATCGTCCACCCGGAACGGTCGCGACTCAAATGCTCAGCGGCTCGGCGTGAAGCGCTTCGGCGGTCAGGTCGTCAACGCCGGTGAGATCCTGGTCCGCCAGCGTGGCACCCACTTCCACCCCGGCGCGAGCGTCGGCCGTGGCAAGGACGACACGCTGTTCGCGCTGGCCGCCGGTGCCGTGGAGTTCGGTACCCACCGTGGTCGCAAGGTCGTGAACATCGTTCCGGTCGCCTGA
- the obgE gene encoding GTPase ObgE yields the protein MTTFVDRVELHVAAGSGGHGCASVHREKFKPLGGPDGGNGGRGGDVILTVDQSVTTLLDYHHSPHRKATSGKPGEGGNRSGKDGQDLVLPVPDGTVVLDKEGNVLADMVGHGTSYVAADGGRGGLGNAALSSARRKAPGFALLGVPGGLQDIVLELKTVADVALVGYPSAGKSSLISVLSAAKPKIADYPFTTLVPNLGVVTAGSTVYTIADVPGLIPGASQGKGLGLEFLRHVERCSVLVHVLDTATLESERDPVSDLDIIEEELKQYGGLGDRPRIVVLNKVDVPDGLDLAEMVRPELEARGYQVYEVSAVAHIGLKELSFGLAEMVGQARAAKPKEEATRIVIRPKAVDDAGFTVVQEEDGLFRVRGEKPERWVRQTDFSNDEAVGYLADRLNRLGVEDKLMKAGARSGDGVAIGPEDNAVVFDWEPTVMAGAEMLGRRGEDHRLDVPRPAAQRRRDQQAERDEAQQEFDDFEPF from the coding sequence ATGACCACCTTCGTGGACCGCGTCGAGCTGCATGTCGCCGCGGGTAGCGGAGGTCACGGCTGTGCCTCCGTCCACCGTGAGAAGTTCAAGCCGCTGGGCGGGCCCGACGGCGGCAACGGCGGGCGCGGCGGTGACGTGATCCTCACCGTCGACCAGTCCGTCACCACGCTGCTCGACTACCACCACTCCCCGCACCGCAAGGCCACCAGCGGCAAGCCCGGCGAGGGCGGCAACCGGTCCGGCAAGGACGGTCAGGACCTGGTTCTGCCCGTGCCGGACGGGACGGTCGTTCTCGACAAGGAGGGCAACGTGCTCGCCGACATGGTCGGGCACGGGACCTCGTACGTCGCCGCGGACGGCGGGCGCGGTGGGCTCGGCAACGCCGCGCTGTCCTCGGCCCGGCGCAAGGCGCCCGGGTTCGCGCTGCTCGGTGTGCCCGGGGGTTTGCAGGACATCGTCCTGGAGCTGAAGACGGTCGCCGACGTGGCGCTCGTGGGGTATCCGAGTGCCGGTAAGTCGTCGCTGATCTCGGTGCTCAGCGCCGCCAAGCCGAAGATCGCCGACTATCCGTTCACGACGCTTGTGCCGAATCTGGGTGTGGTGACAGCCGGGTCCACCGTCTACACCATCGCCGATGTGCCCGGGCTCATTCCCGGTGCCAGCCAGGGCAAGGGGCTCGGACTGGAGTTCCTGCGGCACGTGGAGCGGTGCAGTGTGCTCGTGCATGTGCTGGACACGGCGACGCTGGAGTCCGAGCGTGATCCCGTCTCCGACCTCGACATCATCGAGGAGGAGCTGAAGCAGTACGGGGGGCTGGGGGACCGGCCGCGGATCGTGGTGCTGAACAAGGTCGACGTGCCGGACGGTCTGGATCTCGCTGAAATGGTTCGGCCCGAGCTTGAGGCTCGTGGGTACCAGGTGTACGAGGTCTCCGCCGTCGCCCATATCGGGCTGAAGGAGTTGTCGTTCGGGCTCGCCGAGATGGTCGGGCAGGCTCGGGCCGCGAAGCCGAAGGAAGAGGCGACCCGGATCGTCATCCGGCCGAAGGCCGTCGACGACGCGGGCTTCACCGTCGTCCAGGAGGAGGACGGACTCTTCCGGGTGCGGGGCGAGAAGCCCGAGCGCTGGGTGCGGCAGACCGACTTCAGCAACGACGAGGCGGTCGGCTACCTCGCCGACCGGCTCAACAGGCTGGGTGTCGAGGACAAGTTGATGAAGGCGGGGGCCCGGTCGGGCGACGGCGTGGCCATCGGTCCCGAGGACAACGCCGTGGTGTTCGACTGGGAGCCCACGGTCATGGCGGGGGCGGAGATGCTGGGGCGGCGTGGGGAGGACCACCGGCTTGACGTGCCGCGGCCTGCTGCGCAGCGGCGGCGCGATCAGCAGGCGGAGCGGGACGAGGCGCAGCAGGAGTTCGACGACTTCGAGCCGTTCTAG